In one Molothrus ater isolate BHLD 08-10-18 breed brown headed cowbird chromosome 6, BPBGC_Mater_1.1, whole genome shotgun sequence genomic region, the following are encoded:
- the LOC118687693 gene encoding uncharacterized protein LOC118687693, with product MVWEKFLLLCYGCMILSQATENQSTEPNLAWELIQGFMHIWNHTNQGICINLPNSASEGFRFMMIWLNFSEILTRELDNLKKTGGNVTWGMVESHFLDQKEGQQWDANGTWVEYKNAFYQLPRDSTWSDLWNQTCYRLLDTNPSETLQNVTSIPCTVVPWWDSPAEGEFFEHEYNLHWDAGWCIQIPDNPGIAQQVNRTNYEWAWSLKQIFDPVSTLQWASRVPTGKIVEWEVEKSDCKDHQTTLPNGESICWKVRNRRSLTQSKSETSFLNCSRILDCTTGAGEPIETWYISELRTFIRDMCTCWGYPNYGYLNQDTRCNGSYENSETALSCGIPTTHGPDQRRVWNSSSEAQEVPQGDLYQCSQAKYPAPRGTVWACSDGKMYSHLNMYDMAGLQCTVGFPTMCPSKTFNYTLYHNNKVRREIHNPTDAKGWIQGIQVPDYYTWGQNVALDLESFFVSSGVIQRHKYVLENLTRQVHVLSNWTGRSLREPNMQAPQASEMALQNRLAIDTLLLKENGVCGMLNLTDGECCVTVHNTSTTIEEARQKMKEIAEQTGELFQAMQPKD from the coding sequence ATGGTGTGGGAAAAGTTTTTACTCTTATGTTATGGATGTATGATTTTGTCTCAAGCAACTGAAAATCAGAGTACTGAACCAAATTTAGCTTGGGAGTTGATACAAGGATTTATGCATATTTGGAATCATACAAATCAAGGAATATGTATTAACCTCCCCAACTCTGCATCAGAGGGGTTTAGATTTATGATGATTTGGttaaatttttcagaaatattaacGAGAGAACTGgataatcttaaaaaaacaggaggaaatgtTACCTGGGGGATGGTGGAGTCCCATTTCCTAGACCAGAAAGAAGGACAACAGTGGGATGCAAATGGGACATGGGTAGAATACAAGAACGCCTTTTACCAGCTCCCACGGGACTCTACCTGGAGTGATTTATGGAATCAAACATGCTATCGGTTATTAGACACCAACCCTTCTGAGACATTGCAAAATGTCACTTCTATCCCTTGCACGGTGGTACCGTGGTGGGATTCTCCTGCTGAGGGTGAGTTTTTTGAACATGAGTACAATTTACATTGGGATGCAGGATGGTGTATACAAATCCCTGATAACCCAGGAATTGCACAGCAAGTTAACCGAACAAATTATGAGTGGGCCTGGTCTCTGAAACAAATCTTTGATCCTGTATCTACACTACAATGGGCTTCCAGGGTCCCCACAGGGAAAATAGTAGAATGGGAAGTGGAGAAATCAGACTGTAAGGATCATCAGACCACACTACCTAATGGAGAGAGCATCTGCTGGAAAGTGAGGAACCGTAGAAGCCTTACCCAAAGTAAATCAGAGACCTCCTTTCTGAATTGTTCCCGTATATTAGATTGTACCACAGGAGCAGGTGAGCCTATAGAAACCTGGTACATCTCGGAGCTGAGAACTTTTATCCGGGACATGTGTACCTGTTGGGGTTATCCCAACTACGGCTATCTAAACCAAGACACCCGATGCAATGGGTCTTATGAAAATTCAGAGACAGCGCTATCCTGTGGCATTCCCACTACACACGGCCCTGACCAGAGGAGGGTCTGGAATTCAAGTAGTGAAGCACAGGAAGTTCCCCAAGGTGACCTGTATCAGTGTTCACAAGCCAAATATCCAGCTCCACGGGGAACGGTATGGGCATGTTCAGATGGGAAAATGTATTCCCACTTGAACATGTATGATATGGCTGGGCTGCAGTGTACTGTTGGGTTTCCTACCATGTGTCCATCTAAAACGTTCAATTATACACTTTATCATAACAACAAAGTGCGGAGAGAAATCCACAATCCAACAGATGCAAAAGGCTGGATTCAGGGGATTCAAGTCCCTGACTATTACACCTGGGGACAAAATGTTGCTTTAGACTTAGAATCATTTTTTGTGTCCAGTGGAGTTATCCAGAGGCACAAGTATGTCTTGGAGAACTTAACTAGGCAAGTCCATGTGTTAAGCAACTGGACCGGACGCTCACTCAGGGAACCGAACATGCAGGCCCCGCAGGCATCAGAAATGGCCCTGCAGAACCGATTAGCCATAGATACGTTGTTGTTGAAAGAGAATGGAGTGTGTGGGATGCTAAACCTAACGGATGGAGAATGTTGTGTCACTGTTCATAACACCAGCACCACCATAGAAGAGGCACGTCAGAAGATGAAGGAGATTGCTGAGCAAACAGGAGAACTGTTTCAAGCAATGCAACCCAAGGACTAG